The following proteins come from a genomic window of Gossypium raimondii isolate GPD5lz chromosome 5, ASM2569854v1, whole genome shotgun sequence:
- the LOC105770198 gene encoding uncharacterized protein LOC105770198 isoform X1: MAYPHYRSPFGDTTFTKVFVGGLAWETPTEEMRRYFQQFGEILEAVIITDKNTGKSKGYGFVTFRDPESARRACVDPNPVIGGRRANCNIASLGRPRPSPPRGRNQGSSPFQGVAQQGTPSYSGVAAAVPPPPPPPLPPVIYPPYGFPTYSPEYGYHQAVYNPQIQQAQYYHQLYGSSSTSMGSPYYFGYSLQAPRGTFSAPQAQRIPGPSYLYYPSQMEGSFSTYPPPPFHPTRHPIPSPADSQTPQPTSTESESGAITSESPKT, translated from the exons ATGGCTTATCCACATTATCGATCACCTTTTGGTGACACAACGTTTACCAAAGTGTTTGTTGGGGGACTAGCTTGGGAGACCCCCACTGAGGAAATGCGTAGGTATTTTCAGCAGTTTGGAGAGATTCTTGAAGCTGTTATCATCACTGATAAAAACACTGGCAAATCTAAAGGATATGGCTTT GTTACTTTCCGTGATCCTGAATCAGCTCGGAGGGCTTGTGTTGATCCAAATCCTGTGATTGGTGGAAGAAGAGCAAATTGTAACATTGCTTCACTCGGAAGGCCTAGACCTTCACCGCCACGAG GAAGAAATCAAGGTAGCAGTCCTTTTCAGGGAGTTGCACAGCAAGGTACACCGTCGTATAGTGGAGTTGCAGCAGCAGTGCCTCCACCACCACCGCCGCCACTACCACCTGTCATTTATCCACCATATGG GTTCCCAACTTACAGTCCTGAATACGGGTATCACCAA GCTGTCTATAATCCACAAATCCAGCAGGCACAATACTATCATCAACTGTATGGTTCATCATCAACCTCAATGGGGTCTCCATATTATTTTGGCTACTCTTTGCAAGCTCCCAGGGGAACATTTTCTGCACCCCAGGCTCAACGTATCCCCGGACCGTCCTATCTTTACTATCCTTCACAAATGGAGGGGTCCTTCTCCACCTATCCTCCCCCACCTTTTCATCCCACTAGGCATCCAATTCCATCTCCTGCAG ATTCACAGACTCCTCAACCTACCTCCACAGAATCAGAATCTGGGGCCATCACTTCTGAAAGTCCAAAAACCTAA
- the LOC105770198 gene encoding uncharacterized protein LOC105770198 isoform X2 has product MAYPHYRSPFGDTTFTKVFVGGLAWETPTEEMRRYFQQFGEILEAVIITDKNTGKSKGYGFVTFRDPESARRACVDPNPVIGGRRANCNIASLGRPRPSPPRGRNQGSSPFQGVAQQGTPSYSGVAAAVPPPPPPPLPPVIYPPYGFPTYSPEYGYHQAVYNPQIQQAQYYHQLYGSSSTSMGSPYYFGYSLQAPRGTFSAPQAQRIPGPSYLYYPSQMEGSFSTYPPPPFHPTRHPIPSPAVCHR; this is encoded by the exons ATGGCTTATCCACATTATCGATCACCTTTTGGTGACACAACGTTTACCAAAGTGTTTGTTGGGGGACTAGCTTGGGAGACCCCCACTGAGGAAATGCGTAGGTATTTTCAGCAGTTTGGAGAGATTCTTGAAGCTGTTATCATCACTGATAAAAACACTGGCAAATCTAAAGGATATGGCTTT GTTACTTTCCGTGATCCTGAATCAGCTCGGAGGGCTTGTGTTGATCCAAATCCTGTGATTGGTGGAAGAAGAGCAAATTGTAACATTGCTTCACTCGGAAGGCCTAGACCTTCACCGCCACGAG GAAGAAATCAAGGTAGCAGTCCTTTTCAGGGAGTTGCACAGCAAGGTACACCGTCGTATAGTGGAGTTGCAGCAGCAGTGCCTCCACCACCACCGCCGCCACTACCACCTGTCATTTATCCACCATATGG GTTCCCAACTTACAGTCCTGAATACGGGTATCACCAA GCTGTCTATAATCCACAAATCCAGCAGGCACAATACTATCATCAACTGTATGGTTCATCATCAACCTCAATGGGGTCTCCATATTATTTTGGCTACTCTTTGCAAGCTCCCAGGGGAACATTTTCTGCACCCCAGGCTCAACGTATCCCCGGACCGTCCTATCTTTACTATCCTTCACAAATGGAGGGGTCCTTCTCCACCTATCCTCCCCCACCTTTTCATCCCACTAGGCATCCAATTCCATCTCCTGCAG TCTGCCACAGATAA